Proteins encoded together in one Coregonus clupeaformis isolate EN_2021a chromosome 30, ASM2061545v1, whole genome shotgun sequence window:
- the LOC121546724 gene encoding transmembrane and death domain protein 1, with protein MPVMGAPSLLFLLLLSPSLGEDTVAEDMGVHQLGRLVELLTSRECEDLLSALSHPEENIFQQLDHLSLENNQLDLQKRVKRDTDRNSEAQCRTALTDWLLKHGEQTYYDRLSRALQHIGRTDIAIEVGKNINQDKTLSMKKYVEEYHQRVSSIESPLVQSETEEHHVDTKPQARHVRNIPVKELIWSDLELVVERDPVQPYQRRLLDGAWPLVYGVMLGFAGTFLMGVPILLFLLYISRGDQKKLLRRSYKTRGPSSSSHGRYRRSRQKPIAGAGDVASAEMAPQNPLRHMERSRDSSQGLYSLSPSQDSDPLGVHIKNK; from the exons TGGCGGAGGACATGGGTGTTCACCAGCTAGGTCGTCTGGTGGAGCTGCTGACCTCCAGGGAGTGTGAGGACCTCCTCTCTGCCCTGTCCCACCCAGAGGAGAACATCTTCCAGCAGCTGGACCATCTCTCACTGGAGAACAACCAACTGGACCTCCAGAAGAGAGTCAAGAGAGACACTG ACAGGAACAGCGAGGCTCAGTGCCGGACAGCTCTGACAGACTGGCTGCTGAAGCATGGAGAACAGACATACTACGACAGGCTGTCTCGCGCCCTGCAACACATCGGAAGGACAGACATTGCCATag AGGTGGGGAAAAATATCAACCAGGACAAAACCCTGAGTATGAAGAAGTATGTGGAGGAGTACCACCAGAGAGTCAGCTCCATAGAGTCTCCACTGGTCCAGTCAGAGACAGAGGAACATCATGTAGATACAAAGCCCCAAGCAAGACATG TAAGGAATATACCAGTGAAGGAGCTGATATGGAGTGACCTGGAGCTTGTGGTGGAGAGAGATCCTGTCCAGCCGTACCAACGACGCCTACTGGACGGGGCGTGGCCCCTGGTCTACGGAGTCATGCTAGGCTTTGCCGGGACCTTCCTCATGGGGGTgcccatcctcctcttcctcctgtacATCTCCCGGGGCGACCAGAAGAAGCTACTCCGCCGCTCCTACAAAACCAGGGGTCCGTCATCATCATCACATGGTCGCTACCGTCGCTCCAGACAGAAACCCATTGCTGGGGCTGGAGATGTGGCATCAGCAGAAATGGCTCCTCAAAACCCATTACGTCACATGGAAAGGTCAAGGGATTCAAGCCAGGGGCTGTATTCCCTCTCTCCAAGTCAAGACAGTGATCCACTGGGGGTACACATAAAGAACAAATGA